The Mixophyes fleayi isolate aMixFle1 unplaced genomic scaffold, aMixFle1.hap1 Scaffold_53, whole genome shotgun sequence genome has a window encoding:
- the LOC142134587 gene encoding dual specificity protein phosphatase 10-like gives MPPSPLDDRVIVALSRPVRPQDLKLGLDSSSLVSASGSGSCKSLLSTSAVSLAATNLGYMPSSNSSTRSLGCGCSSGSCCSVAAYEKDSQIQAISSTTITSSVAGPSSASCPSNQMVNNNENSGTLSPSGGVGSPVSSTTKQFANIKIIYPNDLAKKIAKCSKTHLPNQGPVIIDCRPFMEYNKSHIQGAVHINCSDKISRRRLQQGKITVLDLISCREGKDSFKRIFSKEIIVYDDNTNEPSRVIPSQPLHTVLESLRREGKEPLVLKAWIQEVVFTSQKSQFVV, from the exons ATGCCTCCGTCTCCTCTAGACGACAGGGTTATTGTGGCACTATCCAGACCCGTGAGACCGCAAGACCTGAAGCTCGGCTTGGACTCTTCCTCCCTCGTTTCCGCCTCAGGGAGTGGCAGCTGTAAGTCTCTGCTCAGCACAAGTGCAGTGTCCCTCGCCGCTACAAATCTGGGGTATATGCCCTCTTCCAATAGCTCTACTCGCTCTCTGGGTTGTGGATGTAGTAGCGGCAGTTGTTGCAGTGTGGCCGCTTACGAAAAGGACAGTCAGATCCAGGCCATCAGCAGCACTACCATTACCAGCAGTGTTGCCGGACCCTCCTCAGCCTCTTGCCCTTCCAACCAAATGGTCAACAACAATGAGAACAGTGGTACGTTAAGTCCGTCTGGTGGGGTTGGCAGCCCAGTGTCTAGTACTACCAAACAGTTTGCCAACATAAAGATCATTTATCCCAATGATCTGGCCAAGAAGATAGCAAAATGCAGCAAAACCCACCTCCCCAACCAAGGGCCTGTAATCATTGACTGCAGGCCCTTCATGGAGTACAACAAAAGCCATATTCAAGGGGCCGTGCATattaattgctctgataagatcaGCAGGAGAAGGCTTCAGCAAGGGAAAATAACAGTGCTGGATTTAATATCGTGCAGGGAAGGCAAAGACTCGTTCAAGAGAATCTTTTCCAAAGAGATTATCGTTTACGATGATAATACCAATGAACCAAGCCGGGTGATACCCTCCCAGCCGCTCCATACGGTTTTGGAGTCACTGAGAAGGGAAGGAAAAGAACCTTTGGTGCTGAAAG CGTGGATTCAGGAAGTTGTATTTACTAGTCAGAAATCACAGTTTGTGGTTTGA